Proteins encoded in a region of the Pelmatolapia mariae isolate MD_Pm_ZW linkage group LG16_19, Pm_UMD_F_2, whole genome shotgun sequence genome:
- the LOC134645933 gene encoding trace amine-associated receptor 13c-like, translating into MEMFEETELCFPQLLNFSCRKPMQPHSVSILIYITLSSIALLTVTLNLLVIISISHFKKLHTPTNLLLLSLAVSDCLVGLLMLFQIMIIDGCWFLGEFMCSMYFLLDYIITSATVGTMVLISIDRYVAICYPLHYSTKVTPKRTKACVYLCWICSSVFQCFVLKDNLVQPGRYNSCYGECVVVVGHAFGVADLLLSFIGPVIVIVVLYLNVFVVAMTQARALRSHIAALTHEGSVSTNVKKSEMKALRTISVVIIVFLICLCPYYCVTLSGQDTMLSASSVAFIICWFYLNSCLNPLIYALFYPWFRKSVKQVVTLKILKSGSCDTNIM; encoded by the exons ATGGAAATGTTTGAAGAAACTGAACTCTGCTTTCCACAGCTTCTTAACTTCTCCTGCAGGAAGCCCATGCAACCTCACTCAGTATCTATACTCATTTATATTACATTGTCCTCCATCGCTTTACTGACTGTGACTCTTAATCTGCTGGTCATCATCTCCATCTCACATTTCAA GAAGCTGCACACCCCCACcaatctcctcctcctctctctggctGTCTCTGATTGTCTGGTGGGTCTCCTGATGTTATTTCAAATTATGATTATAGATGGTTGCTGGTTTCTTGGTGAATTCATGTGTAGTATGTATTTTCTCTTGGACTACATTATTACCTCTGCCACAGTAGGAACCATGGTTCTTATATCAATTGACCGTTACGTGGCTATTTGTTACCCTCTCCATTACTCTACCAAAGTCAccccaaaaagaacaaaagcatGTGTTTATCTGTGTTGGATTTGTTCTTCAGTCTTCCAGTGTTTTGTGCTAAAAGACAACCTGGTGCAACCTGGCAGGTATAATTCCTGCTATGGGGAGTGTGTGGTCGTTGTTGGCCATGCTTTTGGAGTTGCAGATCTATTGTTGTCCTTTATTGGTCCTGTCATTGTGATTGTAGTTCTTTATCTAAACGTATTTGTTGTGGCTATGACTCAAGCTCGTGCCCTGCGGTCACATATTGCAGCTCTGACACACGAGGGGTCAGTAAGTACAAATGTTAAGAaatctgaaatgaaagcattaaGGACCATCAGTGTTGTTATCATTGTGTTTCTAATATGTCTCTGCCCATATTATTGTGTCACACTCTCAGGTCAAGATACCATGCTCAGTGCTTCATCTGTTGCATTTATAATTTGTTGGTTCTATTTAAACTCCTGTCTAAACCCTCTAATTTATGCTTTATTTTACCCCTGGTTCAGAAAATCTGTTAAACAAGTTGTTACACTTAAAATATTGAAGTCTGGCTCCTGTGACACCAATATCATGTAA